Genomic window (Verrucomicrobiia bacterium):
GGGCGCGATCTGTTGTCGCGGGTGCCGAGTCCGAATCCGATTCTCTCCGCTACAAGGTTCTGCATCGGCCCGAATGACTCAACCAACTCCGCCAGCAATGCGGCGCCGGTTGGCGTGATCAGCTCCTGCGGTTCGTCACACTGTGTGATGGGAATGCCTCGCGCGCCCAGTATCGCCAGCGTGGCGGGAGCGGGAATCGGAAACCGTCCATGCGCGCACATTACAAATCCCGTTCCTTCAATCACGGGTCCCGCCAACACCCGCGGTTTCCCCAGGAGTTCAAGCCCAATGGCCGCCCCAACAATATCCACAATGGAATCGACCGCTCCCACTTCGTGAAAATGAACCTGCTCCGGCGGCATCCCATGAATCTTCCCTTCGGCAACCGCGATCCGACGAAACACGCCGATCGATTTCTCCTTCACCCACGGCGAAAGACCGCTGCCATCGATGAGTTGCCGGATCGCGGTGAAATCGCGGCTATGCTCGTGCGTGTGCGGCTGATGGGACTCAGGCTGGCTGGCATTCCCGGGGCGGAAATTCGCGGTGAGAATACTGCGTGCGTCAGGCTGGCCATGCACGTGCGAATGGGGGTGTTCATGAGAAGGGCCATGCTCATGATGATGTCCGTCGTCGGAATGCTCGTGATCGTGCGCGTCAGTCAGATGCACGTCAAACTTCACCCCTTCAATCCCGGACTTTTGTTTTCGTCCGACGTGCAGGTGATAGCCGCCCAATGACAGTTTCTTCAACTCCGTTTCAAGAACGGCAGCATCGACGCCAACGTCAATCAACGCCGCAATAAACATGTCGCCACTGATGCCGCTAAAGATGTCGAGATAAAGGGTTTTCATGCTGCGTTGCACAGAGCGTTGATCTGGCTTGCGGCGTATCCGGCGCCAAACCCGTTGTCGATGTTCACGACCGTTACACCGCTGCCGCAGCTGTTCAGCATTCCCAGCAACGCGGCCAGGCCTCCGAAGTTCGCTCCATAGCCAATGCTCGTGGGCACAGCGATGACTGGCTTTGCGACCAGGCCCGCAACCACGCTCGGCAGCGCGCCCTCCATGCCGGCAACCACGATCACGACATTTGCTCGCTGAATCAGATCAAGGCGGCTGAACAGTCGATGAACTCCCGCGACGCCGACATCATTCACACGTTCGACACGATTGCCCATGATCTCTGCCGTGACGGCCGCCTCCTCCGCGACAGGCAGGTCGCTGGTTCCGGCACAGACGACAGCAATCATCCCGTTCCGTTTGAGGAACGGTTTTTTTTCAATGGTCACGCAGCGCGCAGATTCGTGGTGCACTGCAGATTTGAACTTCCTCTTCAGCATCCTTGCGTGTTCCGGGGAAACCCGAGTCGCCAGGACGTTCTGGCCGTGCTCCAGAAGTTTTGCGGCAATTTTAACGACCTGTTCAGGCGTCTTGCCGGCGCCAAATATCACTTCGGGAAAACCTTTTCGCAACGCGCGATGCGTGTCGATGGTGGCGAAGCCAAGGTCGGCTGACGGCGCTGCCTGGAACGCGTGCAGGACTTCGTCGCGCGTAACACCCCCCGCGCGGAACTTCTCCAGCAGTTGAGTTGCTTCGATTGTGGTCACGGAATGAGAATAGTGCGAAGGGGGTGAGTTGTCAGTTGTTCGTTGTTCCTGGCAGTTGCTGTTTCCCTCACGCTTGCGCGAAGCTGTCTCTCTGTGACAGATTGCTATCCGCCAAACCTCTCGAATTTGTCGCTTCTATCGGGCTTTTGCCCGTGAGGCTGGCGAGCTGGGTCTCCGTTCTGGCCTTCTCCGACATTGGGTGCGGCCAACCATCCATGTTCACCCCCGATCTCTGAACTCCTGGATGCTGCGGACAAAATCGTCGGGGAGTCCAAAATCGAACCGCTTCGCGTCGGGCATTTCCAGCGCGAGGTAACCAAACCGCTGTCGTTGCAGCTCCTGTGCGCGTGTGAGTTGGAATTCGCCGTTGTCGCGCACATCATCGCGAATCATCTCTGCGAGAATGTCGTAAATCGATGGAGCCAGCAGATGCATTCCAAACCAGCCAAGCCATGTGTCGTCTGGCAGCCCGTCGACATGCAGTTTTTCGCGTGCCACGGATTCCGATGGTTTTTCGATGATCAACGAAACATCAATCAGCCGCGGATTGGCCGCTGTGCGCCTCCCTGAAATTGTTCCATAGCCTTTCAACTGTCCGGCAGTGATTCGATTGACGGCTGAGACGCTTTGCCCGTTGGAGTGACTCGCCAGCCCCGCCAGTTCACGATAGGGCGAAACCGATTTGCCTCGAAACAGGTGATCTCCCAGCCCGAGCAACACTGTTTCCCCGCCTGCAAATTCCCGAGATTGGAACACGGCGTGGCCGTATCCGTCCTGCTGATGCTGGACCGCGAAGCTGACCCGTTTGGCAAAGCCACGCATCTGTTCGGCTTCGCGCAGGAGGGCGGGATATTTTTGCAGCCTTTTCAAATAGTCGTCGCCAGGGCCGTTGAGGTAATCGCGAACCATGTCGTCCTCACCCGGCTGGACAATGATGCACACCTGCTCAATGCCGGCAGATTGCAGTTCGAGTAGATGATAGTGGAAGAGTGCGCGCGCGATGCCGTCTGGGCCCACAACCGGAAAGAGCTCTTTCTTCACCGCGTGAGATGCTGGAAAATGCCGGGTGCCCAAGCCTGCGATGGGTATGATGGCTTTGCGAACGCTGGATTTCATGCGGCGGAACGATGGCGAATCGATGCGGTGGGTTCAATGCTGCGGAACTGGAAATACCGGAAGAAAACGTTAAAGCCCTGAGACACCCCATGCGCCAAGCCGCCCGCGGGTGTGTCACACTGTCTCTGATGTCCCGCGCGCCCGTCTTTCTATTCCTGTTGTAAGTCCTTGATATCCAACGATGTTACATCAATGGCTAAACTTGGCACTCGCTCTGCACGGGAAGCATCCAGACAACAACACGAATTTCTTATGGCAAAAGTTTTAGGCATCGATCTGGGAACGACCAACTCGTGCATGTCCGTCATGGAAGGCGGCGAGCCACTCGTTCTCGAAAATTCGGAAGGCAAGCGGACGACTCCGTCCGTTGTGGCCTTCACGAAGAATGGTGAACGGGTGGTGGGCGACGCCGCCAAGCGGCAGGCCGTCACGAATCCGCGAAACACTGTTTACTCCATCAAGCGCTTCATGGGCCGAAAATTTGACGAGGTCCAGGAAGAGATCAAGCGTGTCCCCTATAAGGTGGTTCGCGCAGCAAATGGCGACGCAGCGGTCGAAGTCGAGGCTGAAGGCAAGGTGCAGCAGTTCTCGCCGCCTGAAATCTCGGCAATGATTCTTGCCAAGCTGAAGGCTGATGCTGAAACACGGCTCGGTGAGAAAATCACCCAGGCCGTCATCACGGTTCCGGCTTATTTCAACGATTCTCAGAGGCAGGCAACCAAGGACGCCGGCCGCATTGCCGGACTCGAAGTCCTCCGCATCATCAATGAACCCACGGCTGCTTCACTGGCATACGGGCTCGACAAGAAGAAGGATGAGAAGATCGCGGTGTACGATCTCGGCGGCGGAACCTTCGATATTTCGGTTCTTGAAATTGGTGACGGCGTTTTTGAGGTCAAAGCCACCAACGGCGATACTCACCTCGGGGGTGACGATTGGGACAACACGTTGATGGATTGGATTCTGGATGAGTTCAAGAAGGATTCAGGGATGGATTTGCGCAAGCAGCCCGACGCCCTGCAACGCATCAAGGAAGAAGCCGAGAAGGCCAAGATCGCGCTCTCCAGCTCGCAGCAATACGACATCAATCTGCCTTTCATCACCGCCGATGCGAGCGGTCCCAAGCACATTCAAAAGACCCTCACACGGGCGAAGATGGAGCAGCTGACTGACAGTTTGTTCGAGCGGACGATCGGGCCGACAAAGAATTGCTTGAAGGACGCGGGGCTCGACACGACGAAAATTGATGAGCTCGTGCTTGTCGGTGGAATGACCCGCATGCCCAAGGTTGTGGAAACTGCACGGACGCTGGTCAACAAGCAGCCGCATCAGGGCGTCAATCCTGACGAAGTCGTCGCCGTTGGCGCCGCGATCCAGGGTGGCGTGCTGAAGGGTGACGTCAAGGACGTGCTCCTTCTCGATGTGACGCCGCTGTCGCTCGGTATTGAAACGCTTGGCGGAGTGTTCACGAAGTTGATCGAACGCAATACAACGATTCCGACCCGCAAGTCCGAGATATTCTCGACGGCCAGCGACAACCAGCCTGGTGTGGAAATTCACGTGCTGCAGGGCGAACGCCAGTTCTCGCGTGACAACAAGACGATCGGCAAGTTCCACCTGACCGACATTCCGCCCGCACCGCGCGGCATGCCGCAAATCGAAGTCACCTTTGACATCGACGCGAATGGCATCCTGCACGTGGGCGCGAAGGATCTTGGGACCGGCAAGGAACAGAAGATTACGATCACGGCCAGCAGCGGACTTTCGAAGGACGAAATCGAGAAGATGCGCAAAGACGCGGAGGCTCACGCGGAAGACGACAAGAAGCGCCGCGAAGAAGTGGAAACACGCAACGAGGCGGATAATGCCGTTTATCGCTCCGAGAAGATGCTCAAGGAGAGCGCGGACAAGATCTCGGGCGACGCCAGGTCCAAACTGGAAAAGGCGGTTTCCGACGTCAAAGACGCGCTGAAAGGCAGCGATGCCGCAGCCATCAAATCTGCGAGCGAAAAGCTCAACGAAGCGTGGCAGGCTGTCTCAGCAGATCTTTACAAGGCCGCTGGGGAAAAGGGCCAGGGCGGACAGGCTGGTCCCCAGCCGGACGCACAGCCCGGGCCTGATGCAGGCGCACAGGGCGGAAAGAAGGACGAAGGTCCGATCATCGACGCCGAAGTCGTCGACGAGAAAAAATAAGCAGCTTTCGGGTGTTCACGACTGAAGAAATGCAGGCGCGGGCACCCGATTTATTTACCTGCCGCTTGGGCGGCAGGATTTCAATTAAACTGGAAAAAACCAATAAACAAACACACATACTATGGCACTGAACATCAGACCGCTCGGAGACAGAATTCTCGTCGAGCCGGCCGAAGAGAAGGAACAGAAAAAGGGCGGAATCATCATTCCCGATACGGCTAAGGAAAAGCCGATGGAAAGCGTCGTCGTGGCGCTTGGAACCGGGAAAACTGACGACAACGGCAAGAAGGTTCCGTTCGAAGTCAAGAAGGGCGACCGCGTTCTGGTGAGCAAATACGGCGGCACGGAAATCAAACTCGACGGCAAGGAATACAAGATCCTGAGCGCCGACGACATTCTCGCTGTGATCGACTGACGATTTAAACCATCAACTTTCAACAACACTAAAATATGGCAGCAAAACAATTACTCTTCGAAGAGGCAGCCCGTCAGGCGCTGCTCCGCGGTGTCACCAAGCTTTCAAAGGCTGTGACCGCAACCCTCGGGCCTAAAGGCCGCAACGTCGTTCTCGACAAAAAATTCGGTTCTCCGACGGTGACCAAGGACGGCGTCTCTGTCGCCAAGGAAATCGAACTGGAAGATCCATACGAGAACATGGGCGCACAGATGGTCCGTGAAGTCGCGAGCAAGACCAGCGACAACGCGGGCGACGGCACCACGACCGCGACAGTCCTCGCTGAAGCCATCTTCCGCGAAGGCCTGAAGCACGTCACATCGGGCGCCAACCCCATCGGGATTCAGCGCGGCATCAACAAGGCCGTCGAAGCCGCTGTCGCCAACCTCGATCGCATCGCCAAGAAGGTTAAGGACAAAGAGGAAATCAAGCAGGTCGCCACGGTATCCGCCAACTGGGACAACACCATCGGCGAAATCATCGCCGACGCGATGGACAAGGTCGGCAAGGACGGCACGATCACGGTCGAAGAGGCCAAGTCGATCGAGACCACTCTTGATGTTGTCGAAGGCATGCAGTTCGACAAGGGTTACCTCTCTCCGTACTTCGTCACCAGCGCTGAGACGATGGAAGCGAAGCTGGAAGACGCCTACATCCTTAATTACGAAAAGAAGATCAGCAACCTGAAGGATCTTCTCCCGGTCCTCGAGAGGGTTGCCAAGCTTGGCAAGCCGCTCCTGATCATTGCGGAAGATGTCGAAGGCGAAGCTCTCGCAACCCTCGTTGTCAACAAGCTCCGCGGCACCTTGAACATCTGCGCCGTGAAGGCTCCTGGATTCGGCGATCGCCGCAAAGCGATGCTTGAAGACATTGCGATCCTGACCGGCGGCAAGTGCATCACCGAGGACCTCGGCATCAAGCTCGAAAACGTGCAGCTCGAAGACCTTGGCCGCGCCAAGAGCATCGTTGTCGACAAGGAAAACACAACGATCGTTGAAGGCTACGGAAAGAACTCCGACATTCAGGGCCGCGTGAACCAGATTCGCCGTCAGATCGAGGAAACCACCTCGGATTACGACCGCGAAAAGCTGCAGGAACGGCTGGCCAAGCTCGCTGGCGGTGTGGCTGTCATCAATGTGGGCGCCGCAACCGAAAGCGAAATGAAGGAGAAGAAGGCCCGCGTCGAAGACGCGCTGCACGCGACCCGCGCAGCCGTTGAAGAAGGCATCGTTCCTGGCGGTGGTGTGGCCCTTATCCGCTGCTTCGCAGCCATCGAAGCTGTCAAAGGCGCGAACGAGGACGAACAGATCGGCGTTGAAATCATCAAGCGCGCAATCGAATACCCCGCCAAGTATCTGGCCGCAAACGGCGGATACGAAGGTTCGGTCGTGGTGCAGGAAATCCGCCGCCGCAAAGGCAACGAAGGTTTCAATGCCGCCACGGGCAATTACGAAGACCTCGTCAAGGCAGGCGTCGTTGATCCCAAGAAGGTCACACGCAGCGCGCTGCAGAATGCAGCCTCCATCGCTGGGCTGCTGCTCACGACGGAATGCCTGATCACCGAAGTTCCTGAAAAGGAAAAGCCGGCTCCCGCACCGGGCGGCCATGGTGGCATGGGCGGAATGGACTACTAAGCCGCGTAATTACGCAGCAATCTCACGAGGCCGGGAGCAATCCCGGCCTCTTCCATTTACATTTGGTGCTTGCCGTCACAGGGACTCTCGTTTTCCCTCACGCAACTTTCATGGCCAACGTCCTGATCCGAAAAATCCAAAATTCTGTAGCGAAGTCGCGCCACGCAGGGATTAATCGAAGCGACGACTGGGGCGGCCGGCGCGTCGCAGGTCTCAATCCAAAGTCCGTATTGGATGTTGGCTGCGGTGACGGGAGCCGCCTGATTCCTTATTTCAAGAATCTGCCGTCCGATTTTTGCGGGATCGAGGGGGCCCCTGAATTGATGCAGCGCGCAAAGGAGCGTGGTCTGACGGTCAAGGATTGCGATTTGAACGGACGATGGCCGTGGGAGTCTGGAAGATTCGACGTGGTGTTCAGCAATCAGGTGATCGAGCACGTTCACAACTGTCGAATGTTTGCGGCTGAGGCCTACCGCGTTTTGAAACCAGGCGGAACGGCAATCATCACGTCTGAAAATCTCTGCAGCCTTTTGAATTGCGCTGCCTTAATCATGGGCTACACGCCCTTTTCGCTCATGCAAACCTGCGGGCGTTATCTCGGAAACCCCCTGGGGCTTCATTACAACGAAACCTTGAGCGAACCGCTGCCGTTGGATCACCCCGCTTTCTCAGGCGTCTCAGGCCACATTCGCATTCTCACTGTGCGGCAGGCAAGGGAACTGTTTGAACTGGTCGGATTCCGCTCCGTGAAGACGGGGTCAATCAGCATTCTTCCGCTGCCTGATCAACTCAGCCAATGGCTTGAAAAGTTCGTGGCCAACCGCGGCCACTATCTGCAAATCGAAGCCGTCAAGCCGAGAGAGTAGGGCATCCGATTGGCGGAGAACCTTTCACGAGGAATGCCGCCCCGTCTGAAGTCGTTTCATCTCGCAGTGCACCATGTCGGCAATCATGTCCCTGAAACCGCTGGTCGGAGACCATTTCAGGAGCTGGTGCGCCTTGGCGGAACTTCCAACGAGATGCCGCGGGTCAGCGGGCCGAAACAGCTTGGGATCCTGACGCGTGCACGCGCGCCAGTCGAGGTCCAGAACAGCGAACGCGATTTCCACAACATCCTGCACGCTGTGCAGTTTTCCCGTGGAAAACACATAGTCCTGGGGTGTCTCATGTTGAAGCGAGAGCCACATCCCCCGCACGTAATCCCGCGCATCGCCCCAATCGCGTTGTGCGCTCGTATCACCGAGCACCAGCTCGCTCTGCTGCCCCGTCTTGATTGCAGCGGCTGCGCGGCAGATTTTTTGAGTCACAAACCCTGGCCCTCGACGGGGAGACTCGTGGTTGAACAGAATTCCGTTTACCGCAAAAAGACCAAACGTCTGGCGATAGACGCGTGTAATTTGCGTCCCAAATGCCTTGGCGCAGCCGTATGGGGTCGCGGGCGCAATCGGTGTGGCTTCGTCCTGCGGAACCTGTTCCGGATTTCCAAAGATTTCGCTGGAGCTCGCATGAAAGAACCTCGGCGGTTTTGGAAGCTGCCGCACCAAATCCAAAATGCGAAGGGTTCCGAAACCGGTAACGTGGCAGGTGGCTTCAACGTTCTCAAAACTTTGACCCACGTGGCTTTGGCCTGCCAGGTGATACACCTCGTCTGCATTCGCGGCTCCAAGCGCCGACTTCAACGCCTCGCGATCCTCAATGTCCGCCTCGAGAAGAAACAATCGGCGATTGATGAGCTCGGAATCCGCGATGATATGTTCGATGTTGCGCCCTGGGCCGGATCCGGGGCGGACGATGCCATGCACCTCGTAGCCGTTTTCGATCAGCAGTTCGGCCAGGTAGGACCCGTCCTGTCCCGCAATGCCTGTGATCAGCGCCCGTTTCACGATGTTGCGGCGCCACCTTTGAGAAATGCAACATCAGCGTCTACCATCAGCCGCACCAGGTCGGCGAACTTCGTTGCCGGGCTCCAATTGAGCTTTCGCCGCGCCTTGTCGGCATTGCCAATCAGTTGATCCACCTCGGCAGGACGATAAAATTGCGGGTCGATGACCACGTGCTTCTGCCAGTCCAGTCCGACACGTTCAAATGCAAGCTGGAGAAATTCCTTCACGCTGTGAGTCTCGCCCGTGGCGATCACGTAATCGTCGGGCTCCGGCTGTTGCAGCATCAACCACATGGCCTCCACGTATTCCTTCGCGTAACCCCAGTCGCGGCGGGCATCCAGGTTTCCCATGTGCAGCTTGTCCTGCATCCCGGCGTGAATGCGCGCGACAGCGCGGGTGATCTTGCGCGTCACGAAGTTTTCGCCGCGCCTCGGAGACTCGTGATTGAAGAGGATTCCGTTGCTGGCGTGGAGGCGATAAGACTCCCGATAATTCACGCTGATCCAATACGCGTAAACCTTGGCGCATGCGTAGGGGCTCCGCGGGTGAAACGGGGTCAATTCTGTCTGAGGCGTCTCACGCACCTTTCCATACATTTCACTCGATGACGCCTGGTAAAAGCGCGCTGGCAATCCCAGCTGATGAATCGCTTCCAACAAACGCGCCACGCCGGTGGCTGTCACGTCCGCTGTGTAGCCTGGAATGTCAAAGCTGATCCGCACATCGCTCTGGGCCGCGAGATTATACACTTCATCAGGCTTGATGCGTTCCAGGAGCCGGATCAGGGACCCTGCATCGCTGAGATCGCCATGATGCAAGCTGACGCGATCGGCAGCAAAACCGGGCGTGGCGAACACGCGCTCCAGCTGGCCGCGATACGGTGCGGCGGTGCGGCGGACGATTCCATGCACTTCATAGCCTTTTGCCACGAGGAGTTCAGTGAGGTAGGAACCGTCCTGGCCGGTGATGCCTGTAATGAGAGCCTTTTTTGCCATAGCAGTGAGGGCGAAGTCTTTCGGAATTAAGGTCCCGCAGCAAGCCCTGGGTCAGGCGCGGTCGCGATTGGGTTTGCGGCGGCCCGTGTGATTGCTCTCCCCGAGGTACATTCCCAGCAATTCGCCGCGTCCCGTTTTTCGGTTCCTCGACGAGAACAGACTCTTCAAAAGATTCAACAGCCAACGCATAACAGCGTGTGATAGTTGCAGCTCGTGGCTTCAGGCTCAATACCGAAGAGCGAGGACCGCCGCCTTCAGGGTGCTTCAGTGTTAAGATTGCGATAATTGGGCCTTTGCCGCCCCGTCATTCCCTCCCCAAGGTGAGGCGGCGCGAACGCCGTGCGCCGCCGTTCAACTTTGAACTTTGAACTTAAAACTTTGAACTTAATCTGTGTCCATGGCACGAAAGGCATCTGCAGATTCGGATTCACCGCCTCGCGGTTTTAGCGACATTGTCGGTTTTGCTCTCCTCGTCACCGCGGTATTGCTGCTGTTTGCCCAATTTTCGTTCGATCGCGGCGATATCGG
Coding sequences:
- the larC gene encoding nickel pincer cofactor biosynthesis protein LarC, with the protein product MKTLYLDIFSGISGDMFIAALIDVGVDAAVLETELKKLSLGGYHLHVGRKQKSGIEGVKFDVHLTDAHDHEHSDDGHHHEHGPSHEHPHSHVHGQPDARSILTANFRPGNASQPESHQPHTHEHSRDFTAIRQLIDGSGLSPWVKEKSIGVFRRIAVAEGKIHGMPPEQVHFHEVGAVDSIVDIVGAAIGLELLGKPRVLAGPVIEGTGFVMCAHGRFPIPAPATLAILGARGIPITQCDEPQELITPTGAALLAELVESFGPMQNLVAERIGFGLGTRDNRSRPNVVRAVLGSIAAHSTAAGAGTHDWETDTVAVLETNLDDISAEILGHFVENAMNAGALDVFYTAIQMKKNRPAVLLRVICMEGQADRFSELILRETSAFGVRRQTSERRKLQREFQTVDTPYGRVDVKLGKLDGEIIQVSPEFESCRRAAEQGGVPVKHVFEAAIREAHPRAPL
- the larB gene encoding nickel pincer cofactor biosynthesis protein LarB — encoded protein: MTTIEATQLLEKFRAGGVTRDEVLHAFQAAPSADLGFATIDTHRALRKGFPEVIFGAGKTPEQVVKIAAKLLEHGQNVLATRVSPEHARMLKRKFKSAVHHESARCVTIEKKPFLKRNGMIAVVCAGTSDLPVAEEAAVTAEIMGNRVERVNDVGVAGVHRLFSRLDLIQRANVVIVVAGMEGALPSVVAGLVAKPVIAVPTSIGYGANFGGLAALLGMLNSCGSGVTVVNIDNGFGAGYAASQINALCNAA
- a CDS encoding sugar phosphate nucleotidyltransferase, with product MKSSVRKAIIPIAGLGTRHFPASHAVKKELFPVVGPDGIARALFHYHLLELQSAGIEQVCIIVQPGEDDMVRDYLNGPGDDYLKRLQKYPALLREAEQMRGFAKRVSFAVQHQQDGYGHAVFQSREFAGGETVLLGLGDHLFRGKSVSPYRELAGLASHSNGQSVSAVNRITAGQLKGYGTISGRRTAANPRLIDVSLIIEKPSESVAREKLHVDGLPDDTWLGWFGMHLLAPSIYDILAEMIRDDVRDNGEFQLTRAQELQRQRFGYLALEMPDAKRFDFGLPDDFVRSIQEFRDRG
- the dnaK gene encoding molecular chaperone DnaK, producing MAKVLGIDLGTTNSCMSVMEGGEPLVLENSEGKRTTPSVVAFTKNGERVVGDAAKRQAVTNPRNTVYSIKRFMGRKFDEVQEEIKRVPYKVVRAANGDAAVEVEAEGKVQQFSPPEISAMILAKLKADAETRLGEKITQAVITVPAYFNDSQRQATKDAGRIAGLEVLRIINEPTAASLAYGLDKKKDEKIAVYDLGGGTFDISVLEIGDGVFEVKATNGDTHLGGDDWDNTLMDWILDEFKKDSGMDLRKQPDALQRIKEEAEKAKIALSSSQQYDINLPFITADASGPKHIQKTLTRAKMEQLTDSLFERTIGPTKNCLKDAGLDTTKIDELVLVGGMTRMPKVVETARTLVNKQPHQGVNPDEVVAVGAAIQGGVLKGDVKDVLLLDVTPLSLGIETLGGVFTKLIERNTTIPTRKSEIFSTASDNQPGVEIHVLQGERQFSRDNKTIGKFHLTDIPPAPRGMPQIEVTFDIDANGILHVGAKDLGTGKEQKITITASSGLSKDEIEKMRKDAEAHAEDDKKRREEVETRNEADNAVYRSEKMLKESADKISGDARSKLEKAVSDVKDALKGSDAAAIKSASEKLNEAWQAVSADLYKAAGEKGQGGQAGPQPDAQPGPDAGAQGGKKDEGPIIDAEVVDEKK
- the groES gene encoding co-chaperone GroES — encoded protein: MALNIRPLGDRILVEPAEEKEQKKGGIIIPDTAKEKPMESVVVALGTGKTDDNGKKVPFEVKKGDRVLVSKYGGTEIKLDGKEYKILSADDILAVID
- the groL gene encoding chaperonin GroEL (60 kDa chaperone family; promotes refolding of misfolded polypeptides especially under stressful conditions; forms two stacked rings of heptamers to form a barrel-shaped 14mer; ends can be capped by GroES; misfolded proteins enter the barrel where they are refolded when GroES binds); this translates as MAAKQLLFEEAARQALLRGVTKLSKAVTATLGPKGRNVVLDKKFGSPTVTKDGVSVAKEIELEDPYENMGAQMVREVASKTSDNAGDGTTTATVLAEAIFREGLKHVTSGANPIGIQRGINKAVEAAVANLDRIAKKVKDKEEIKQVATVSANWDNTIGEIIADAMDKVGKDGTITVEEAKSIETTLDVVEGMQFDKGYLSPYFVTSAETMEAKLEDAYILNYEKKISNLKDLLPVLERVAKLGKPLLIIAEDVEGEALATLVVNKLRGTLNICAVKAPGFGDRRKAMLEDIAILTGGKCITEDLGIKLENVQLEDLGRAKSIVVDKENTTIVEGYGKNSDIQGRVNQIRRQIEETTSDYDREKLQERLAKLAGGVAVINVGAATESEMKEKKARVEDALHATRAAVEEGIVPGGGVALIRCFAAIEAVKGANEDEQIGVEIIKRAIEYPAKYLAANGGYEGSVVVQEIRRRKGNEGFNAATGNYEDLVKAGVVDPKKVTRSALQNAASIAGLLLTTECLITEVPEKEKPAPAPGGHGGMGGMDY
- a CDS encoding class I SAM-dependent methyltransferase, yielding MANVLIRKIQNSVAKSRHAGINRSDDWGGRRVAGLNPKSVLDVGCGDGSRLIPYFKNLPSDFCGIEGAPELMQRAKERGLTVKDCDLNGRWPWESGRFDVVFSNQVIEHVHNCRMFAAEAYRVLKPGGTAIITSENLCSLLNCAALIMGYTPFSLMQTCGRYLGNPLGLHYNETLSEPLPLDHPAFSGVSGHIRILTVRQARELFELVGFRSVKTGSISILPLPDQLSQWLEKFVANRGHYLQIEAVKPRE
- a CDS encoding GDP-mannose 4,6-dehydratase, translating into MKRALITGIAGQDGSYLAELLIENGYEVHGIVRPGSGPGRNIEHIIADSELINRRLFLLEADIEDREALKSALGAANADEVYHLAGQSHVGQSFENVEATCHVTGFGTLRILDLVRQLPKPPRFFHASSSEIFGNPEQVPQDEATPIAPATPYGCAKAFGTQITRVYRQTFGLFAVNGILFNHESPRRGPGFVTQKICRAAAAIKTGQQSELVLGDTSAQRDWGDARDYVRGMWLSLQHETPQDYVFSTGKLHSVQDVVEIAFAVLDLDWRACTRQDPKLFRPADPRHLVGSSAKAHQLLKWSPTSGFRDMIADMVHCEMKRLQTGRHSS
- the gmd gene encoding GDP-mannose 4,6-dehydratase, which gives rise to MAKKALITGITGQDGSYLTELLVAKGYEVHGIVRRTAAPYRGQLERVFATPGFAADRVSLHHGDLSDAGSLIRLLERIKPDEVYNLAAQSDVRISFDIPGYTADVTATGVARLLEAIHQLGLPARFYQASSSEMYGKVRETPQTELTPFHPRSPYACAKVYAYWISVNYRESYRLHASNGILFNHESPRRGENFVTRKITRAVARIHAGMQDKLHMGNLDARRDWGYAKEYVEAMWLMLQQPEPDDYVIATGETHSVKEFLQLAFERVGLDWQKHVVIDPQFYRPAEVDQLIGNADKARRKLNWSPATKFADLVRLMVDADVAFLKGGAATS